The following coding sequences are from one Phenylobacterium glaciei window:
- a CDS encoding cupredoxin domain-containing protein has product MRLKLAALTAALFAVGVAAQAAPELPVVTLTLKDHRFTPQSVEIPAGQPVRIELINLDAASEEFDSLDLGIEKDVTPKGRVSFVVGPLTPGVYSFIGELHADTAHGAIKAIAAP; this is encoded by the coding sequence ATGCGTCTCAAGCTTGCCGCCCTGACGGCCGCCCTGTTCGCCGTCGGGGTCGCCGCACAAGCCGCCCCTGAGCTGCCGGTGGTGACCTTGACGCTCAAGGACCATCGCTTCACGCCGCAGTCCGTCGAGATTCCGGCCGGTCAGCCGGTCAGGATCGAGCTGATCAACCTCGACGCCGCCAGCGAGGAGTTCGACAGCCTCGACCTTGGCATCGAAAAGGATGTCACGCCGAAGGGACGGGTGAGCTTCGTGGTCGGTCCGCTGACGCCGGGGGTCTACAGCTTTATCGGCGAACTGCACGCCGACACCGCGCACGGCGCCATCAAGGCCATCGCGGCCCCTTGA
- a CDS encoding DUF4360 domain-containing protein → MKAKIMGLVAIGALAVAGSASAQNDIALGTPGYGGSGCPSGSVSATLSPDNRSLSLIFDDYQVSAGGTTGRSFDRKSCNVAIPVFVPEGYSVSVLSVDYRGFNRLPPRASSQFNVEYFFAGGRGPAFRRTFYGALDSDYLINNELTVQSSVWSACGADVNLRTNSSMRVNTVNNAEAMATVDSQDVNAAIVYRLNWRRC, encoded by the coding sequence ATGAAAGCCAAGATTATGGGCCTGGTCGCCATCGGCGCCCTGGCCGTGGCCGGCAGCGCGAGCGCGCAAAACGATATCGCCCTGGGTACGCCCGGCTATGGCGGCTCCGGCTGTCCGTCCGGCAGCGTCTCGGCCACCCTCAGCCCCGACAACAGGTCCCTCAGCCTGATCTTCGACGATTACCAGGTGTCGGCGGGCGGCACGACTGGCCGGTCCTTCGACCGCAAGAGCTGCAACGTCGCCATCCCGGTCTTCGTGCCCGAGGGCTACAGCGTGTCGGTCCTCTCGGTCGACTACCGCGGCTTCAACCGGCTGCCGCCGCGGGCCTCCTCGCAGTTCAATGTCGAATACTTCTTCGCCGGCGGCCGCGGCCCGGCGTTCCGCCGCACCTTCTACGGCGCGCTCGACTCCGACTACCTGATCAACAACGAGCTCACTGTGCAGAGCTCGGTCTGGTCGGCCTGCGGCGCGGACGTCAACCTGCGCACCAATTCCAGCATGCGGGTCAACACCGTCAACAACGCCGAAGCCATGGCGACCGTCGACTCCCAGGACGTGAACGCCGCCATCGTCTATCGCCTCAACTGGCGTCGCTGCTAG
- a CDS encoding DUF4360 domain-containing protein has product MRWSAALPLLALALSAAASAQAKSPLSDVDDPIIGSYKARGLAAEVTEANCGGGSYSVQNSPDGTSISVLFDNFTASGAQAMAGSAHTNCVVQIPLNLPAGYSLGVFRMDYRGFAHLDVGQSALLSVDYGVGRQGRGRNFHRGVRGGYDGDFVFSENLGAGLMKRAGCGEAAALNMTAALDLRSNGGSQDALVTLDSVDGAARGGVVFGVDLKKCRN; this is encoded by the coding sequence ATGCGCTGGTCGGCCGCCCTTCCCCTGCTCGCCCTGGCCCTGTCTGCGGCCGCGAGCGCCCAGGCCAAGTCTCCGCTGTCGGATGTCGATGATCCCATCATCGGGTCCTACAAGGCCCGCGGTCTCGCGGCCGAGGTCACCGAGGCCAATTGCGGCGGCGGGTCCTACAGTGTCCAGAACTCGCCCGACGGAACCTCGATCAGCGTGCTCTTCGACAACTTCACCGCCTCAGGCGCCCAGGCCATGGCGGGGTCGGCGCACACCAACTGCGTCGTGCAAATCCCGCTCAACCTGCCCGCCGGCTACTCCCTGGGGGTGTTCCGGATGGACTACCGCGGTTTCGCCCACCTGGACGTGGGGCAGAGCGCCCTGCTGAGCGTCGACTATGGGGTCGGCCGCCAAGGTCGGGGTCGCAATTTCCACCGCGGCGTCCGCGGCGGCTACGATGGCGACTTCGTCTTCAGCGAGAACCTCGGCGCGGGCCTGATGAAGCGCGCCGGCTGCGGCGAGGCCGCCGCCCTCAACATGACCGCTGCGCTCGACCTGAGGTCCAACGGCGGGTCTCAAGACGCCCTGGTGACCCTGGATTCCGTGGACGGCGCGGCGCGCGGCGGCGTGGTCTTCGGCGTCGACCTGAAGAAGTGCCGCAACTGA
- a CDS encoding alpha/beta fold hydrolase has translation MTPFQGAREVARSAVRDTFEVGGQQVTLSGVGPPLLILSGPGVAFSRMPRLFAPWEGAFTLVHWDQPGAALSAGPVSLGRLVADGLGVVEAVRSRLGVTKVAVLGISGGSVVGLSMAAARPDLISVYAGTGQFVDWAAQDALSYQMVLAAARSARDGAAVAELEGIGPPPYADAATEAIKSKYAGALTPAEQAVFADPSVMAPPEGAPVVDQRALAMAAYGAVRGELMAFKARDLGPIATPVVFLLGTLDAYSVSSEVEAYAREVGATYVPVAGGGHSAMFMVAEMLGLLVEHVRPSA, from the coding sequence ATGACGCCTTTCCAAGGTGCGCGCGAGGTTGCGCGTTCGGCCGTGCGCGACACCTTCGAGGTCGGCGGCCAGCAGGTGACCCTGAGCGGGGTCGGCCCGCCGCTGCTGATCCTGTCGGGACCCGGGGTGGCCTTCAGCCGGATGCCCAGGCTGTTCGCGCCATGGGAGGGCGCCTTCACCCTTGTCCACTGGGACCAGCCGGGGGCGGCGCTGAGCGCGGGTCCGGTGAGCCTGGGGCGGCTGGTGGCCGACGGGCTGGGGGTGGTCGAGGCCGTGCGGTCGCGGCTCGGCGTCACCAAGGTGGCGGTGCTGGGGATTTCCGGCGGGTCGGTGGTGGGGCTCTCGATGGCCGCGGCGCGCCCGGACCTGATCAGCGTCTATGCCGGGACCGGGCAGTTCGTGGACTGGGCCGCCCAAGACGCCCTGAGCTACCAGATGGTGCTGGCGGCGGCGAGGTCAGCCAGAGATGGGGCCGCCGTGGCCGAGCTCGAAGGGATCGGGCCGCCGCCCTATGCCGACGCCGCGACCGAGGCGATCAAGTCCAAATATGCCGGGGCGCTGACGCCGGCTGAGCAGGCGGTGTTCGCCGACCCCTCGGTGATGGCGCCGCCGGAGGGGGCCCCGGTTGTGGATCAGAGGGCCCTGGCGATGGCGGCCTATGGGGCGGTGCGGGGCGAGCTGATGGCGTTCAAGGCCCGCGATCTGGGACCGATCGCGACGCCGGTGGTGTTCCTGCTGGGGACGCTGGACGCCTATTCGGTGAGCTCGGAGGTGGAGGCCTATGCCCGCGAGGTCGGAGCGACCTACGTGCCGGTCGCGGGCGGCGGACACTCGGCGATGTTCATGGTCGCGGAGATGCTGGGGCTGCTCGTGGAGCATGTGCGGCCGTCGGCCTGA